A genomic stretch from Erigeron canadensis isolate Cc75 chromosome 9, C_canadensis_v1, whole genome shotgun sequence includes:
- the LOC122582500 gene encoding uncharacterized protein LOC122582500: MPPGLLYISPPLARSSFSHTRTYVQYIAMDLKSCVITLVLLFLLLAVPSSSASKERLESEVYEIDYRGPETHSHRPPPNRGNTNNGVPRGHLKKHQRFKRQPTRNAIKKVKKLKG; the protein is encoded by the exons ATGCCACCTGGCCTCCTCTATATATCCCCACCACTTGCTCGCTCATCATTCTCACACACACGTACGTACGTTCAATATATTGCGATGGATCTAAAGAGTTGCGTGATTACTCTTGTCCTTCTCTTCCTCTTACTCGCGGTACCTTCTAGCTCTGCTTCCAAAG AGAGACTAGAGTCGGAAGTATATGAGATTGATTATCGGGGACCTGAAACTCATTCACATAGGCCTCCACCAAACCGTGGAAATACTAATAACGGCGTTCCTCGCGGACATCTCAAGAAGCACCAACGATTCAAGAGACAACCAACTCGAAATGCGATAAAGAAG GTAAAAAAGCTCAAAGGATGA